One window of Quercus robur chromosome 12, dhQueRobu3.1, whole genome shotgun sequence genomic DNA carries:
- the LOC126708271 gene encoding uncharacterized protein LOC126708271, which produces MDFHYDINFIFPNDEPPFDSSSNDDELELTLAIAIEELNNEGVSTSCRRLVQPRRFIWCNPLQGHDRLFHDYFAETPVYPPNVFRRRFRMSRSLFLRIHSRVEATEPYFVQKRNAANTLRLSSLQKMTIAIRMLAYGVSADFMDEYLRIGETTAIKA; this is translated from the coding sequence aTGGATTTCCATTAtgacattaattttatttttccaaatgatGAGCCTCCATTTGACTCATCTTCTAATGATGATGAGTTGGAACTTACTCTAGCTATTGCCATAGAAGAATTAAACAATGAAGGAGTATCAACATCATGTCGTCGTTTGGTTCAACCTCGTAGGTTTATTTGGTGTAATCCTTTGCAAGGTCATGACAGGCTTTTCCATGattattttgctgaaacacCAGTGTATCCTCCTAATGTATTTCGAAGGAGGTTTCGAATGAGTCGTTCTCTTTTTCTACGTATCCATTCAAGAGTTGAAGCTACTGAACCATActttgttcaaaaaagaaatgcgGCTAACACACTTAGGTTGTCTTCCCTTCAAAAGATGACCATCGCAATCAGAATGCTTGCTTATGGAGTGTCGGCTGATTTCATGGATGAATACTTGAGGATTGGAGAAACCACTGcaataaaagcttaa
- the LOC126708272 gene encoding uncharacterized protein LOC126708272, translated as MDTRSKHRTLSREEEAELSRSKKKVKDVHHADFSEGVSENGFSPRSNNVWASQNKSFKEKLVGEIPGAYAQAFDFYDLMEDDVESNDEVTGLREGLAAIRLSKETKLRIRGSWSKALIVKLWKPSGRLDCVDLGNEFFLTRFSMKEDLDAVLKRGPWFIREHFLSIRLWEPFFKPEIANVSSIAVWVRLHALPIELYEAEVLKQIREAIGKVLRVDTHTAMEARGKYARLCIQVDVDKPLINTFLIGKFEQAVVYEGINKLCFSCGRVGHKKEMCPHIVWGAELPLEKEAT; from the exons ATGGACACTCGCTCTAAGCACCGTACTCTCTCAAGGGAAGAGGAAGCTGAACTTTCAAGAAGCAAGAAGAAGGTAAAGGATGTCCATCACGCTGATTTCAGTGAAGGTGTTAGTGAAAATGGTTTTTCTCCACGGAGCAACAATGTTTGGGCCTCGCAGAACAAGTCTTTCAAGGAAAAACTGGTAGGAGAAATCCCAGGAGCTTATGCTCAAGCATTTGATTTCTATGACCTAATGGAGGATGATGTTGAGTCTAACGATGAGGTTACTGGTTTACGCGAAGGTTTAGCAGCAATAAGACTATCAAAGGAAACTAAACTACGCATAAGGGGGTCCTGGTCGAAAGCTTTGATTGTCAAG TTATGGAAACCCAGTGGGAGGCTTGACTGTGTGGACCTGGGGAATGAGTTCTTCTTAACGAGGTTCTCAATGAAGGAGGATTTAGACGCAGTTCTGAAAAGAGGTCCATGGTTTATAAGAGAACATTTTCTATCTATAAGGCTGTGGGAGCCATTCTTTAAACCGGAAATAGCTAACGTCTCGTCAATCGCGGTTTGGGTTAGATTACATGCCCTCCCTATTGAACTCTATGAAGCAGAAGTACTTAAGCAGATTAGGGAAGCCATTGGGAAAGTTTTGAGAGTTGATACTCATACCGCCATGGAAGCTCGGGGTAAGTATGCCAGGCTATGTATACAGGTGGATGTAGACAAACCACTTATAAACACATTTCTCATTGGAAAATTTGAGCAAGCTGTGGTGTATGAGGGTATCAATAAGCTCTGCTTCTCATGTGGTAGAGTTGGTCACAAGAAGGAAATGTGCCCACACATCGTCTGGGGGGCTGAGCTGCCGTTGGAGAAGGAGGCGACTTGA
- the LOC126708273 gene encoding uncharacterized protein LOC126708273, producing the protein METKIGGACAKDITDKLLFDDAIHTETIGFTGGLWLLWNSDIVEVVQLAITEQEIHVEVKVLATNLSWIFSAVYASPRNVERCILWENLIKVADLHNKPWVIAGDFNEPLLNEDKFGGRPVSLSRSLLFKDCLDKCNMVDLGFSGPWYTWTNRREINNLIQERIDRFFMNPSWCLLFPDARVSHLTRCHSDHCPVLLETVPRQTTFLKRPFRFQSFWLSDPSFPQIVTKAWNRDGNLSTSIEKFTNEATRWNKIQFGNIFGKKKRLMARLNEIQRVLATNPSASLLDLENQLQKDLDLILNQEAELWALKSRINWMVVGDQNTSFYHVSALARRKRNTISMVKSEVGDWLSEESEVMTHFREGFIRLYSTSQVKAGWSHNL; encoded by the coding sequence ATGGAGACCAAGATTGGTGGAGCTTGTGCAAAGGATATAACGGACAAACTTCTGTTTGATGATGCCATTCACACTGAAACAATTGGGTTCACAGGTGGTCTATGGTTGCTTTGGAATTCTGATATTGTGGAGGTGGTGCAACTGGCTATTACAGAGCAAGAAATTCACGTGGAAGTGAAGGTACTTGCTACTAACCTTTCTTGGATTTTCTCTGCTgtttatgctagtcctaggaATGTAGAAAGATGTATTTTGtgggaaaatttaattaaagttgCTGATCTACATAATAAACCTTGGGTGATAGCCGGGGATTTTAATGAACCCCTGTTGAATGAGGATAAGTTTGGTGGAAGACCTGTCAGTTTGTCTAGATCACTCTTATTTAAAGATTGCTTAGATAAGTGCAATAtggtggatttgggtttttCAGGACCTTGGTATACGTGGACTAACAGGAGGGAGATTAATAATCTCATTCAAGAGAGAATAGATAGGTTCTTCATGAATCCTAGCTGGTGCCTATTATTTCCGGATGCTAGAGTCTCCCATCTCACTCGATGCCACTCGGACCATTGCCCGGTGTTGCTGGAGACTGTTCCTAGGCAAACCACCTTTCTTAAAAGACCCTTCAGATTTCAGAGTTTTTGGCTATCCGACCCTTCTTTCCCCCAAATCGTGACTAAGGCTTGGAATCGGGATGGGAACCTTTCAACTTCTATAGAAAAATTCACCAATGAAGCAACTCGTTGGAACAAAATTCAGTTCGGGAATATTTTtgggaagaaaaagagattaatGGCTAGACTTAACGAAATTCAGCGAGTGTTAGCCACAAATCCCTCTGCCTCCCTTTTAGACCTAGAGAATCAGCTGCAAAAAGATTTGGATTTAATCTTGAATCAAGAGGCGGAGTTGTGGGCTTTAAAATCAAGAATTAATTGGATGGTAGTGGGTGACCAAAATACATCCTTTTACCACGTTTCTGCGCTTGCAAGAAGGAAAAGGAACACAATCTCTATGGTTAAAAGTGAGGTAGGGGACTGGTTATCAGAGGAAAGTGAAGTCATGACTCATTTTAGAGAGGGGTTTATCAGGTTGTATTCCACCAGCCAAGTCAAGGCTGGTTGGAGTCATAATCTCTGA